The proteins below are encoded in one region of bacterium:
- a CDS encoding glycosyltransferase has translation MDKKELIRYYDDYAAQRERWKRKNRYYHRYLARYFSFIIPANSRVLEIGCGTGELLAAVHPGYGVGVDFSPRMISKAQEQFPSLTFRVDDAETLELHEKFDYIILSDLVGTLWDIQAALKNLRQVVHPRSRIVISYYSYLWEPVFRLAEKLGLKFRQPLQNWLSPLDMANLLQLEELEIVREERKLLLPRNIPVLAFLCNRLIANLPLLNRLCMINLLVARPLARPHAEATVTIVIPARNESGNIENAIKRIPRFGAGQEILFIEGHSSDDTYERMVAVQQKYPERDIKVMRQSGRGKGNAVFEAFDAANGEILMILDADLTTPPEDLPKFYHALTANRGEFINGCRLVYPMEKEAMRFLNLIANKLFSLFFSYLLGQPLKDTLCGTKVLFRDDYQRIKRGRSYFGDFDPFGDFDLLFGAAKLNLKIVEVIVRYRDREYGATQISRFRHGMLLLRMSLFAARKIKFI, from the coding sequence ATGGATAAAAAAGAGCTGATCCGGTATTATGATGACTATGCCGCTCAGCGCGAGCGGTGGAAAAGGAAAAACCGCTATTATCACCGCTATCTGGCGCGCTACTTTTCCTTCATCATTCCCGCCAACAGCCGGGTGCTCGAAATCGGCTGCGGCACTGGCGAACTGCTCGCCGCGGTTCATCCCGGGTATGGTGTCGGGGTGGATTTTTCGCCCCGCATGATCAGCAAGGCACAGGAGCAGTTCCCAAGCCTCACCTTCCGGGTGGATGATGCGGAAACCCTGGAGCTGCACGAAAAATTCGACTATATCATCCTTTCCGATCTGGTGGGCACCTTGTGGGATATCCAGGCGGCCCTGAAAAATCTGCGCCAGGTGGTGCATCCGCGCAGCCGGATCGTTATCTCGTATTACAGTTATCTGTGGGAGCCGGTATTCCGTCTTGCTGAAAAACTCGGGCTTAAATTCCGGCAGCCCCTGCAGAACTGGCTTTCGCCGCTGGACATGGCCAACCTGCTTCAGCTGGAAGAACTCGAGATCGTCCGCGAGGAGCGCAAACTGCTGCTGCCGCGCAATATCCCGGTTCTGGCTTTTCTCTGCAATCGTCTGATCGCCAACCTGCCGCTGCTCAACCGCCTTTGCATGATCAACCTGCTCGTCGCGCGTCCGCTTGCGCGTCCGCACGCGGAGGCCACGGTGACGATCGTCATTCCGGCGCGCAATGAAAGCGGCAATATCGAGAACGCCATCAAGCGGATCCCGCGTTTCGGCGCAGGGCAGGAGATCCTTTTCATCGAAGGCCATTCATCGGATGACACCTACGAAAGGATGGTAGCGGTACAGCAAAAGTATCCGGAGCGTGACATCAAGGTGATGCGGCAAAGCGGCAGGGGGAAAGGGAATGCGGTCTTTGAGGCATTTGATGCAGCCAATGGTGAGATCCTGATGATCCTGGATGCCGACCTGACGACGCCGCCGGAAGATTTGCCCAAATTCTATCACGCCTTGACGGCCAATCGTGGTGAATTCATCAACGGCTGCCGCCTGGTCTATCCGATGGAGAAGGAGGCGATGCGCTTCCTCAATCTGATCGCGAACAAGCTGTTCAGCCTCTTTTTTTCCTATCTCCTTGGTCAGCCGCTCAAGGATACCTTGTGCGGGACCAAGGTCCTTTTCCGCGATGACTATCAGCGGATCAAACGGGGAAGAAGCTATTTCGGCGATTTTGATCCCTTCGGCGATTTTGACCTGCTCTTCGGGGCTGCCAAATTGAATCTCAAAATCGTCGAGGTGATCGTTCGATATCGTGACCGCGAGTATGGTGCGACACAGATCAGCCGCTTCCGGCATGGGATGCTGCTCTTGCGGATGAGCCTTTTTGCCGCCCGGAAGATCAAATTCATCTAG